The following are from one region of the Littorina saxatilis isolate snail1 linkage group LG4, US_GU_Lsax_2.0, whole genome shotgun sequence genome:
- the LOC138965306 gene encoding protein RD3-like — MEGLRSAMRRGGEWVFGEPNRLPERNEQMAVAECLMAELDFHLKELNRISQHRQKEERRMQSGVDYSWLVAAAPKSYEIPQLERLELEELCLKLDVSECTKVISLFRDAILREPRVEDLARIMRSCVIQILEQKPQTRSGSVHLTEWMSRRASSLANLRLKSGTRVGPSQDAAESLDDIEMQAEGQGRTARAYSMPNFSVSSGDGRGDAAVCVSECDGSAYPV, encoded by the exons ATGGAGGGATTGAGGTCAGCAATGCGGCGAGGGGGGGAGTGGGTGTTTGGAGAGCCCAACAGATTGCCTGAACGAAACGAGCAGATGGCAGTGGCTGAGTGTTTAATGGCAGAGCTAGACTTTCACTTGAAGGAGCTGAATCGAATCTCACAACATCGGCAGAAGGAGGAGAGACGTATGCAGTCGGGAGTGGACTACAGCTGGCTTGTGGCCGCTGCTCCCAAGTCCTACGAGATTCCACAGCTAGAGCGACTGGAGCTGGAGGAACTATGTTTAAAG CTGGACGTGAGTGAGTGTACGAAGGTGATCTCCCTGTTCCGAGACGCCATACTGCGGGAGCCCAGAGTGGAGGATCTGGCTCGTATCATGCGTTCGTGTGTCATTCAG ATTTTGGAACAGAAACCCCAGACACGTTCAGGCAGCGTCCATTTGACAGAGTGGATGTCGCGGCGAGCTAGCAGCCTGGCTAACTTGCGCCTTAAAAGCGGCACGCGTGTAGGACCTTCACAGGATGCTGCCGAGAGCTTGGACGATATTGAGATGCAAGCAGAGGGTCAGGGGCGCACGGCTCGGGCGTACAGCATGCCCAATTTTTCTGTCAGTTCGGGAGATGGACGAGGGGACgcggctgtgtgtgtgagtgaatgtgaCGGTAGTGCTTACCCAGTGTGA